In Nostoc edaphicum CCNP1411, the sequence TTCAAGGTGAAGGAGCGTCTAATTGCATTCTTTTTAATCCTCCTTCAGTTGTGCAGTCTTCCATTTGGCTAAGAAATTCTGGAAAATATTCTGTATTTCTAATTAACCAGTCAGCGCTGCGGACTCTAGCATTAGTCTGAAATTTACCAGATACTGGTGATAGCTGATTTTTTTTCATTGAAAGAAAACTTTCTACTTTGCCTGAAATTCTTACATTGCCATTATCTCTATTAATCGTTTTAAACCCAGACATTTTCGTAATTGAAATACCTTGGTTTAAAGAGCAAGCAGAGCCACTTTGAATATTCGCAGCAATCAATAATTTTTCACTAGTAATAAAAAACCTGATATTTTTACTTACTGATTCTGAAATTTGAGCATTTGCAGGAAATGATGATATGGTAAGGCTTGCAAGAGCAATAGAAAATTTTAAGAATCTTTTCATTGTTTTCAACATAAGCTTCTTTGTCAGTTCTCTCGTAATAATTGACGTGAGATTGATTGTTAGTCTTTTAGCAGTCCATTATTTAGCAAGTTATAAAAGTTATGTTTTATAACCACCCTTCTAACATCTATCACTTCAACTGTTATTACAATGGCAGAATCAATGATATGAACATCAAGAGTTTATGAAGAAAAATGCTATATATTTTTCAATTACAGCGAAATATTTAAAGTTTTTTATAAATTATGAATTTTAGTTATTTATTGCAGCAAAATTATAAGTAAAATGTGAATAAATATCTATCTTACTTGAAAATTAATTTTTAATCGCTAAGTGTTTCCCCATAGGGGAGGTAACATACAGCGTCTACAAAAGAGGCTATTAATTAACGTGAGCCTCCAACGGAGGCGCAACAGTGGGAAGATCGGAAGAAAACGCTGTTTTTTTGGAGTTAGATGAACATCTACCCCAAAGTCTCTTTGATAGAGTGGGCAAATTCACTGACCTCATTTTCATGGAGTATGTCATGTGAATCTGCCATCTTTAATAGACCTATTTCGTAAGAATTAATTCAGAAGTCATTGGTGTTCTAACTCCCAACTTCCCACTCAGCTTGATGCATTTGCGATTCCTGCCAGAGTAAGGCAGACAAATGCACTATGGCAAGAATTAGCGTCGCTACCGAAATCAGATAACTGTGGATTGTGTAAAGGTGTTCGACGGTAATTGTGTTAATGGCTCCACCGCCAGTCAGGATGTCGCGCAGTTGGCTACCAATCAAAGGAATGGCTTCGATGGTTCCTAGCTCAATGCTAAAACGCCAGTATCCTTCCTGAGTCCAATCTAGGATCATGGCTGTCCAATTCAGCCCGATCGCACTTAAGGTCAACAAAATCCCACTAATCCAAGCAGCCAGCCAACTCTTACGAAATTGCCGACCTAAAAACATCACCACAAGTTGAATGAGAGCGATCGCAATTACCGCGTTACCAGCAATATCATGCGCTCTCCAAAACAACCAGCCGTATGGCAGTTGTGTATTAATCATCTTTAAGGAGTTATAAGCCCCGCCTGCTGTCGGTTCATAGTAAAAAGAAAGCAAAATTCCGGTAGAGATATAAATTAGGCACAGAGTCAGAATCACGACCGATATTATCGTCGCTACTCGTCGCAAAATCCTATCGAACTGGGTGCTTTGCATAGCTCACCCCTCCTGTTCTTAACTAGGTATTTATTCTTGTTATATTTTAGCTAAGAAATATTAATAAATGTTGCATTTCTCATAAAAAGATGAGTTTTTTAAATTAAATATTGCACCCAAGCTTTTAAGGGTTCTGGTGAACCATACCAAATCCCAGGACTTCTCGGAGAATGCCTCACACCTTCAATCACCAGATTTTCTGCTCCTTCTAAATGAGCAGCTTCAATGGGTGTGATTCCATCTCCCCAAGTGTTACCCTTACCACAGGTTAATTGGTAACTACTATAAGCTAACCAACTACCGCGTCGTCTTTCTCCAAAGATAGTTTTCCCAGCCACACAAACGTAACGAACGTTTTTGTGAAAGGCTCCTGGGTAATTATGAGTGACAAAATCAAGATTGAAGCGCGTCCAGCGTTCTTGGCTAATGTGGGGTGTACCCAAGGTGATGAGAGTAGCAACCAGGGGATGCGCTTCCCAAAGAAATGGCTTGACATCGCCGCGTGCTAAATAGGGCTTTCCTCCCATGTAGATTCGGGATATCCAACCTCCGGCTGAGTGACCAATTAAATTAACTTGAGTAGCATTATATTGCTGCAATGTATGGTTGATCGTGCGATCTAGTTGTTGCAAAATTGGCGTTATAGGTCTTCCTACAATAGTGGGTAGCCAGTCACGCCGTCGCAGTGGGACTGTAGTTGTGGGAAAATCTAACTGCTGTAGAGATTGTTCTAGTTGGCGGTAAGCGATCGCGCTTTCCAGATATCCAGGCAAAATAACTGTCGGTAACGGCATTTTAAATCTTGGATGCAATATTGAGGGTTTGAACTTCTTTGATGAAGAAGTCGTCATGATTCAGAAGCTAGAATTGCGATGTCTGACTAACTCCTTTGATAAAAACCCAAATTGCTTTAGTGCGGTTTAGGGCGAGAATGTCAATAAAATTGTACAGTTTGCAACAGTTTTAGGGGCTGCTGATGTGATAGTATTTTCACATAGGGACTAGTCTCGGACAAGCAAGTGTGCCATCTATTACAAGAGCGTAGTTGAGTAAAAAAACCAGGCAACTTAAGCAAATGTTTTGATGTAATCAGACTTGTGGGTTCACTTAAACTTTATAAATATCCCAAATATAAATAAATTTTAATTGTGTGCGCCATAACAATAAAAAAAATCAAAGGTAGTAATTTTTCAAATATCTCTATTAGCAAGAGCGAATTGAAAAATATGATACACCGTCATTGATCAATTAAAAATTTGAATAAATGGCAATTTTAGCGTTTTGATTGCCAAGATAGGAAATTATTATTTCCTTAGATGGATGCATATATTGCAAAATATTGCAATATAGTCGGAAAGAGAAAATCGCTAGTCAACTGCAACTGAGTCGAGTGAACGATAACAGCTATGTCTTACGTCTCCCTGCTGAAAAATATACCAGATATCTTAAGCCAGCCAATTGGGATAGCAGCTATAGCTTCTCTTGGCATTCACGGTGCGATCGCGATGATTGTGCCATTGATGCCTATGGAGTCTAACAAGCCCAAAGAAACAGCATCATCCAAAACAGTCGGACTTTTGGCATTGAGCCAAGCCGACCAGAATCGGTTGCCCCAAAGCACTCCCCAAATTGGTTTACAACAACTTCCTCCAATAGCGCCACTTTCTGCTCCAAACTTTAGTGCCCAAACTGGATTACCTCCATTAGCGCCACCGCCATCCAGTCAGCTAGTACTGCCTCCGCTACCCCCATCATCGAATAACTATCAAGTCTCCTCTTTGCCTACAAGGCAGTCTTTGCGGATGATTCCTAGTAATAATTTGCGATTTGACGCCTCTAAATTTGACAGTTCTAAATTCAATACTGGCGCCAGATTCTCTCCATCGGTTCCTAGCGTGAGTGACAGTGGCAGCAAATACGAGCCACCTAAGCCCCTAGCTGTAAATAGGTTGCCAGAATTGCAGTCGCAACAAGTACCTGATGATATTCTGCGGAATGCCCAATCTCCAAACTTATCTAACACTGCCCCCATTGCAACAGCACAGGTAAATACGACTGCACAAATGACGCCATCGGCGAATGATGCGTCCAAAATAACTCAAAATCAGCTGATAAATTCTCTAAAACAAGCTCCAAGGAGTGGGAATACTTTAATCGGAACTAGGGTAAGCACATCCCAGACAGCCAATTTATCGTTGAAGGGAACTCAACAGACAATTGCACAGCTAGACTCTTACGCAAACCTGAGAAAAGAAGTCCAGCAAGAATACCCTAACGCTGAACAAAAATCAGTCATCCGCCAAATATTACCCACAGATAAGCCGAATCTTGAAGGTGCTGTTTTGGGCGTATTAGTGGTAGATGCTGATGGCAAGGTCTTAGATATCAAATTTCAAGACAAGTTAGTTTCCCCTGAATTGCAATCAAAAGCAAGAGAATACTTTAATAAGCAATCCCCCAAGGGAGATAAACAAATCAGTTCCTATCCCTTTAACCTCGTTTTCCAAAACAACACTAGCAATAGCACTGGGGCTACTCAAGAGCAAAAGCCCTCGTCATTATCTGCACCGGGAGTCAATAACAATCAGCTTATTACCCCCTTACCAGCAGCTACTTCTAAACCATTCCCTGATCTGCAAATCAGAAATAACCAGCCCAAACCTACATCGACAGGTACTCTCAAACCATTAGCTGCACCAGGAGTTAATAGCAATCAGCCTGAGTTAGCACCCACAACTACTCCCAAACCATTATCTGAACTACGAATCAGAAATAATCAGCCCACACCTTCATCAACATCTACCACTTCCGAACCATTAGTGCTGCCGAGAGTAAATAGTGGTCAGGCTACATCCTCTACTGAATCTGATCAAAAATTAGTAGAACGGTTGCGCGAAGTGAAAGAAAACAGGCAAAAGTCTAATCCAGAAAAATAATCACCAGTGGGTGGTTTTGGATTAATAAACAAGCTAGAAGCCATGAATGATAAAAATTGTAAATTTATCATTCATTTTTAGGGTTTCGTTTTTAGCAGTTGACGAACTGGCGATCGCTAGTTCGTCATATAAAAATGGGATTTGATTCCTGAACTAACTTACGTAGTGAGGGATAGGAAATAAGAAAGAAAAAAGATTTGTACTCAATACTTGTCGGTTAAGGGGGAAAGGGGAAGGTGGGGCCCCCTCTAGGGATAAGGGGCGGGGGGAAAGGGAAATTAAAACCTTTAACCCAAACCCAGTAACCCTTTCCCAAAACCAAACCTTGGGTTCAAAATGCTTAACCGAGTAGTATTGGATGTGTACTAAGTTTTTTTACGCAATCAAATAGAATTTATATATAAAAGAATACTCAACTAAATTCTTGTGGGGTGAGTGTTTGCCCGCCCGTAGCCTAAAGCTAGCAAGATGCTTACCCCACAAGAACTAGACGGTATGCTAATTTACCAGCCTTGTTCTGCATTTTGAAATACGTAAGCAGCTACCTCAAGAATATCCTCATGACTTAACTTGCCTTTAAAGGCAGGCATGGCATTTTTACCATTTTGTACTTGGTGGATAATTGCCTGGATTGAGTCGCTATCATAATTTTCTAAGTACTTTGACAATGCTTCCTTTTTCAAGGTTTTCTGGCTGATAAGGATGTTACCGCCACCTATATGGCAAGAAGCACAGTTAGCCTCAAAAATTTTAGCCCCATTAGATGGTTCGGCAGCGAGTGCTGGACTAATGAATGTCAATTTGAATAGAGCGATCGCCGACAGTAAGATTAATAAAAGTATTCTCAACAGAATTTCCTCGCAACAAGCCTCCAGCAAGAGTATAAACGTGATTAATCCCCGATTAAGTCAAATTTGATCAAAATTGGCGGTAACTAGTTCACTCCTCCTCGCCACAGGTTGTTTAGCGTCTTAGGAGAAGATGGGACTCGTTACCGCCATTTATACATTTTGTGCGTCACTCTAGGAGTGTGGCGTGTTGCCATGAGCTAATTTCACTGAGAAATCATCTTTGCCAACGACAATGTTTCTAGCCTTCGACAGTGATTGTACCAACCATGCCAGCACCACGGTGGGGTTCGCAGTAGAAGGTGTAATCACCAGGTGTTGCGTCTGCGGGGAAGGTAGTTGTTTCCTTTTGACCAGGACTCATCAACATCTTTTTATGAGACAGAGATTTCGCTAAATCAGCGCTCTTAGCGGGGTTTTTGGCAGCATCAAACACAACATTATGGGGAGGAACTTTATTGTTCACCCATTCAATTGTGTCACCTGGTTTGATAGTCAACTTTTTCGGTTCAAATGCGAGCATTCCTTTATCGCTACCCAATTTCACCTGATAGGTTTCAGCCGAAGCACTGGGAGTAAAAACAGCAACGCTGCTAACAACTAAAAGGATTGTCAATACAGCTAAACTAAGGCGTCGCCAGCTTGCCGAAATTAATTTCATAGCTCTCTCCTAACATCTAATTTTTTTCCCTTTCTCTATTTTAAATAAAATCAACACCAAATATGACAATCTGTCATAGATACAATTTTTTTTTAATAATGGGGAGCAATTTATGGCAAAAAGCTGTGCAATCAGTAATAAATACTAGACTGCCATAGCCCAAAAAGCCCGTGAATCAAGGTAAACAGTTAAATAAGAGATTTTTATTTTTTCTTTAGGAATATCATGGTTTTTCAAAATTTTTTGTGTGCCAAAAAGGAACATTTTGTGCTGTTGTGAAAACTAGGGAATGGGGAATGGGGAATGGGGAATGGGGAATGGGGAATGGGGAATGGGGAGAAGAGTTTTCCCCTCTGCCTCTTTTCAATTTCCAATGCCCAATGCCCAATTCCCAATGCCCAATTCCCAATGACTCAGTACTAATTCCGAGATTTAGTAATAGATTTTTCCACCTCCCCACTTAGTACCAACAATTTTGGGTTGCAAGAGAATATGACCAGCGATCGCTTCCAAGTCATCATCTGTCAGATTTCGCATTGCTGTGAAAATATCTGCACTTTTGATACTGGGATGTATTTCGGAAATTTCTTCTTCGCCGTCGTAAGTAGTAGGATTTTTCAGGTAATCCACCAAGCCTTCAACGTTATTACGGTTGGGTGTTGCCAGTGCCAAATCCTCTGGAGTTAGTCCCACGTTCTGGTTTGTTTTGGTAACTCCCCCAGCATGACATTGGGCGCAAGCGTAATTAAATAAGCGTTTGCCTTCTTTGACTTGTTTAAGGCTGAGTACGGTGACCTCACCTTCAGTATTTAATGGCACTGTTCGGGTAGCTTTGTCCAGTTCCACTGCTGTCGCGCTACCGACAAACAACTGAAACGAGAGTAAAACAGTGGCCACAACAACGCCAATTAGTCTTCTAAACATGTTTCCCCTTAAAAAAATTTTGACGCTCAACACAGCTAAGAAAGCGATTCTCAATCTCCAAGCTGCTAATTGCTAATGACTCATTGTTTTTTGCCATTAGCTACCAGTGATTAGCCAAAGCCGAGATCACCCTTCAGTTGACCTCGTTATCACCCACCAAGTCGCTAGTACCTTTTGGGTGTGTTTCAGACGATATTTGGGAAATAATTGCCTTTGCATCTTCTAACGCCAAACGGGTCTTTTGGTGTTTGTAGGCGATTCCCAGTTGGTTGCACAGAGAAAACACTTTTTCTACAGGAATGCTGTAGTCGGCTGCTATCTCTGCGATCGATAGGTCTGCAAAACCCATAATGCTTGTTAACTAATAGATAGAGATTGAGTCTCTGTAATACCAATATCACGTTAGGAGTGCAATTTGTTGCCCAAAATACTGTTTAGGGAATGGGGCATTGGGCATGGGGCATTGGGAATGGGGCATGGGGCATGGGGTATTGGGCAGGGGAAGAATTTTTAACTCTTGACTAATGACTATTAACCTTTTCCCCCGGTAAAGGTGACGCTTTGAATAAAGTAACGGTTAAAAAAGGCGTAAATACCTAAAGCGGGCAGAGTGAAGACCATAGAAGCCGCCATAATGTAGTTCCAATAGCTGATGTATTGACCTTTAAAGGTGTTCAGCCCCAAGGGAAGGGTAAACATTTCTGGGTCAAATAAGATAACTATAGGCAGCAAAAAATTATTCCAACTCCCCATGAATACAAACACTGCCTGCGCTGCTAGTGCTGGTTTTGCCAAAGGTAAGACAATATATCGAAAAATTCCAAAGGTATTTAAGCCATCCAGTTGCGCTGCTTCTTCTAGTTCTTTAGGAAAATTAACAAAAAACTGCCGCATCATAAAAATAAAAGTGGCATTGACCATGCTAGGTACAATCATGCCTTGGTAAGAATTCAGCCAGCCGATCGCTTTCAAAATCAAAAATGTTGGAATCAGGGTGATTTGCGCTGGTACTGCCAGCACAGCCAAAATCAGGAAGAACCAAAAGCGTTTGCCTACAAAGCGCAGTCTTGCCAAGGCATAACCAGCCATTGAGTTTAATAACAAGTTTAAAAGCGTGACGCTAATGGCGATCGCCACACTGTTGAACAACCAGCGCCAAAATAGCGGTTCTTGAAGAAAGATTTGCTTGTAGTTATCGAGAGTAAAATTCTTGGGGAGAAAGTTGGGTTCACCACTGACAATCTCTGTTAGCGGCTTAAATGATGCTGAAAGTGCCCAGAGAAATGGAATTAGGGTAATGATGGCATAGAGTGTCAGCAAGACATACAACAGGGCTTTGAGCCAGGATAAGCCAGAGATGTTAGTCAAATTCGTTCACCTCCAAAAAGTCGCCGCTGAATCAAAGTGATGGCAATAATCACTGCTGCCAACAAAAATGCGATCGCAGCTGCATATCCCATTTGTAAATTCCGAAACACAGCCTGATAAATCAGCAGCACCACAGTTAAGGTAGCGTTGTTTGGCCCGCCAGTACCGCCAGAGAAGATGTAAGACTGGTCAAAAAGTTGAAAAGTCCCAATTACCCCCACTGTTGCCACAAAGAAGGTTACAGGCTTAAGTAAGGGAAGAGTAATGTGGATAAATTGCTGCCATCCATTTGCACCATCAAGTTCCGCGGCCTCGTAAAGTGTTTGGGGTATATCCTGTAACGCCGCCAGATAAATCACCATGAAAAACGGTGCGGTTGACCAAATGTTCATGATCATAATGCCTTTGAGCGCAACTGCTGGATCACCCAACCAGTTATAAGTAGGTAGCCCCGCAAAAGCGAGAAAATCATTTAGTAGCCCATCAGTGTTATAAATCCACATAAAGATGAGTGTCAGCACTGCTGAAGAAGTGACTGTCGGCAAAAAATAGAGGATACGCCACCAGTTTTTACCGCGAATTCCAGAATTCAGAGTTACCGCCAGAATTAAAGCCAGGATAGTTTGAGTTGGCACAACAATAGCTACATATTCGGCTGTGTTTCTCAAAGCAATCCAAACTCTTTCATCTTCAGCTAATCGCGTGAAGTTCCGAAAACCAATGAATTCGTACTCAATACCGCCAAGAAGTTGAACTTTTTGCAAGGAAAGAAAAACGGCGTAGAGAATGGGTAGGACTACAAAAGTTCCTAAAACTAGAATGGTGGGCATCATAAACATATACCCAGACAAGTCTTCGGTGATATTCCACCTGGGGTTAATCCGCCGTCTGTTGATTTCAAACACTACTGAACCTCCATCTAATCTCGCACTAACCCGACTGTAGCGATGGGTCGCGCATGATTATTTATCGTACTGGCGTGGCAAGGCTAAAATGTTGCAAAAAAATTGTAGGTTGGGTGAAGGCTTTGCGTAACCCAACATCCTGAATATATGTTGGGTTGCGCTCCGCTCCACCCAACCTACGTCTAATGCACTATTTTAAGCTTGCCACGCTAGTACTCTCGGACAAAAATAAAGACATTGCTTGTGTGAGTTAGCTGGAGATGTAAGTTAGGGAACTATATATTTAGTTTCCTTGGGATGCTCACAAAATGTCATATACAGACTACTTACGTACAATTAAAAGTAAACTCCAGAGAACTGGTAAAACTCAAAAAAGCCTACGGGTCAAAACTATCATAGAACAGTTTGGCTACCAGCGTAGAAGTCAATCATTCATAGATGATTTTAATACTGCTCTTGATGAATTGGGGCTTTGTGCAAATCCTCGGTTGGATTTGCATATTCCGTTAGATACAAAAATAGCTATTTCTATTAAAGGTGTAGAACCAATAAATGAAGTTGCTGAATCTCAATCTATTTCAGCCAAACTAAAAGAGGCAATTTCAGTCAAACACGATTTTTTCTACTACTTGTTTGATTTTGGCTCTGAACAAGAATATGAACGATTCCAGGCATGTTTAGATTCTCACCAGCCAGTAGGTATTTTTTTAATTCCACAAGTAGAAGATTTCTTCTCTGATATTGTTGTCAAAATCTTTAATTATGAATTAATTAGAAAATATCAGTATGGCGGCTATAATAGTATACCAAAAGCTGTCGCTAGGAAAATTCCTAGCAGTATTGCCTCAGAAGATAAAGATTGTGAAGATGAACAAGAAAATCCTATCTCTGATGCTAGTATTTTTCAGTTTTATCGCTCAACCATGACCAGTATTATACTTGGCAACACTGGTTTAGAATTGCTTGATTCTGAAAAATTTGATCAGCAGTTTGAACAGATATCACTATATGCAAATAAATATAATTCTGAACAGTTTTTCATTTTATTTCATTGTCCATCGGTATTAGAAATCCAAGCTCATCAGCAAGAAGATGCTTTAGGATACTTAGTAGATAGAGTTGCCAGTAAAATTCCTTTTACTTTTACTCTCAGGTGTAAATATCCAAATGAAGTCTCTATTGAACATAAAGAGGAAGTATACGCCCATTTTCGTCTCCTGCTGGAACTTCCGTATTATGAAATAGAGGAAGATGATGCATCTTTGCAAGATTACTTTCTAGAATTACAAAAAGCCCAGATACAGGCTGAGTCACAGTTATTACTGAAGATGAAAGCTGAACATTTTTACACCCTGAAGTGGCAACAGGAAAGTAAAGAATATATCTATCTCAAATATTTTGCTATTAAAACATTGGAAAGTATCGGATATGGATTGTCTAATATCGGCTGTGAAGTTGAGTTTACCTCCAGAGATGAGGAAACAATAGATGAAAATACATCGGATGATGATGAAGAGTACCAAAGTGAAATCATAGAAGTCTATGTAAAAAATCAGGTGTTGATTGAGATAGAAACTCTCAAATATCAAGAATTTCAGGATAATAATCTCTTTTTAGATTCAATTAAAAGAGTTTTGAGAAAATCAAAAGTATGGCCAAATAAACTCGAAAGTATTTGGTTAGTAATCCCCGGTTTTGAGATAGCACGCAACTATTACCAACTGAAAAAAGCTAAAGAAATATTAGAATATAAATTTTCTGGATATTATGGCGATCGCTTCCAAGTTGTAATCATGGCTCCTGATTATGAAAAACACCAATTAGTCCCAGTATCATTTGATTCTATCAACTATCCATCTTTTGAGTATGTGGCTCAAAAACCTAGTTTAGTCCAAGCATATCCAACTACTAACCGCGTCAAAGAATTTAAGCTTGACTTTAGCCAAGTACAAGGGCTAAAGGAAGAAAAAGAAAAACTAACTAGACTCCTGAAGCTGCAATCTAAAGGATACAAAAGTTCAATTGGTGGAATTCTTTTTTATGGCTTACCGGGATGTGGTAAAACTTTACTAGCAAATGCCTTTGCTAATGAGTCGGGAAGATATTTCTTTAAGTTCTCTCCTGCCGATATTATCAGTGTTTGGATCGGGCAAAGTCAAAAGAATATTCGCGATATCTTTGCTCAAGCTAAGAAAAAGTCTCCTTCACTTTTATTCATTGATGAATTAGACAGTATTGGATTTAATCGTAACAATGACAACGCACATACAGACCAAAAAGCAACTATCAACCAATTACTCATAGAACTAAATAATCTCCAAAATAGTGATGTAATTGTCATTGCTGCTACTAATTATTTGAGTGGCATTGATAGTGCTTTGAAGCGTTCTGGTAGATTGGATTGGAAGATTCCTGTTTTTCCACCCGATCAAGTGGAAAGAATGGATTTGTTCAAACACTACCTGTCCAAAATTGATATGAATCAGCTAGTTAACTTTGAAATTCTGGCAGATAAAAGTGGGAGATTTACTTCATCAGATATTGAGTTGGTTTGTCGGGAAGTTAGAAATGCTATTCTTCTAGAAGAAATTAGTTCAGCTTTAACAACTTCAGATGTGATTACTTACATCAACAATCTGCAAGACGGCGGCTTAAGTCTTAACGAGGGACAAGTCAAAGACTTTTTAGAAGAGTGTAGGAGAATGAGTGTAAAAAATCCTAAGTTAGAAACTCTGAAATTAGAATGGGGATTGTATTAGCAGTAGGCTAACAAAAATCGCGTAGGCGTAGCCCGTCGTAGACATCGTACCTTTTGGCAGTATTGGAAAAGAACTTTAGGAATATGCGATATTTTCATCCTCGAAAAATACTGCTAAGGAGTATAGGAGTGGTAGCGATCGCCTACATTTCAACTTGTCTAATTTTGTTTATTCGGCAGCGTTATTTGATATTTCGCCCCACTCCACAAATTTTAACGCTACCTAGTTCACCCGACTTTTTTCTTCCTTACAAAGATGTGCGTTTACCTATTACCAGCTCTAATGAATATATACATGGCTGGTGGATTCCAGCAGCATTACCAAAAGAGAAAGTTTCTTTAATTCCAAATGAGCCTGTAAAAATTTTAAAATCACCTAAAACATTTTTATACTTTTGTGGTGCTGCTGCGAATAAGGGTTACTACACTCATATAGCCAGACTTCAAGCAATGCGACAGTTGGGGTTTTCTGTGTTAGTGATTGACTACCGAGGTTTTGGTAGTAGTAAAGGGAATTTTCCTAGTGAGTCTCAGCTTTATCAAGATAGTCAAATAGCCTGGAATTATTTAGTAAAAATACGACAAATTCCTCCAGAGCAAATTGTCATTTACGGCGAATCACTTGGGGGAGCAGTTGCTATAGATTTGGCAGTAAAACATCCAGAAGCTAGTGGATTAATTGTGCAAAGCTCTTTTACATCAATGGCAGAGGAAATAAAATATAGAGATTGGTTACGGATGTTTCCCATCGATTTGCTGCTAACACAAAAGTTTGATTCTATTTCTAAAGTTCGTTCTCTACGTCTTCCAGTTTTATTTATTCATGGAACTGATGACAGCATTGTTCCATCCTATATGAGTCAGCAGTTATATGATGCTGCCTCTGAACCCAAACAACTTTTATTAATTCCAGAAGGAAAACATTTCCAAATTTATCAACCTGGAAGTAACTCGTATTTACAGGCAATTCAGAAGTTTATCCAAAAGGTAGAGTCTCAAGAGTAAGAAATAGATCCATCGGGATTACCTTCGACACGATTCAAAAATTCGTCCAAGACTTGCAAGAATCTTTATGTCTCTTCGAGATGAGGCATGTGTGAACATAATCGGAATTGATGCCGACGGGATAGGCTGTAAATAATCACTTATTGAGGCTGATAAATCATGGGGAGTGCAAATAATCAGGGGTTTTGCTGGTGGTTTCTACCAAAAGTGACCCACTACAGTTTAACTTTGTTGCTGAGTACGGTAATGCTTGCTGATGCTATGGGGGCGACACCAAGAAACATAGGGTTGCAGATAGCACAGCGCCCAGGAACCACTCAACAAAATGCCACTCGTGCTGCTGCTGAACGTGTTTTTCAAGAGGGATTGAAACTTTATCAACAAGGGACAGCAGAATCATTGCGACAAGCGATCGCAAAATACCAAGAAGCGCTGAAGCTTTGGCAACAAGTTGATGATAAACCCTGGGAAGCCGAAACCCTCAACAATATTGGCAAAGTCTACGACGATTTAGGAGAAAAGCCAGAAGCGCTCAAATATTACAACCAAGCTTTACCAATACTCCGTGCAGTGGGGGACAAGGGAATGGAAGCCAGCACCCTCAACAATATTGGCAGTGTCTACGGCTCATTAGGAGAAAAGCAAGAAGCGCTCAAATATCTCAACCAAGCTTTACCCATAAGCCGTGCTGTGGGGGACACAAAAGTGGAAGCCGTCACCCTTGCCTATATTGGCAAAGTTTACGACAATTTAGGAGAAAAGCAAGAAGCGCTCAAATACTTCAACCAAGCTTTACCAATACTCCGTGCTGTGGGGGACAAGGGAATGGAAGCCAGCACCCTCATCAATATTGGCATTGTCTACTCTGATTTAGGAGAAAAGCAAGAAGCGCTCAAATACCTCAACCAAGCTTTACCCATAG encodes:
- a CDS encoding alpha/beta hydrolase, with the translated sequence MRYFHPRKILLRSIGVVAIAYISTCLILFIRQRYLIFRPTPQILTLPSSPDFFLPYKDVRLPITSSNEYIHGWWIPAALPKEKVSLIPNEPVKILKSPKTFLYFCGAAANKGYYTHIARLQAMRQLGFSVLVIDYRGFGSSKGNFPSESQLYQDSQIAWNYLVKIRQIPPEQIVIYGESLGGAVAIDLAVKHPEASGLIVQSSFTSMAEEIKYRDWLRMFPIDLLLTQKFDSISKVRSLRLPVLFIHGTDDSIVPSYMSQQLYDAASEPKQLLLIPEGKHFQIYQPGSNSYLQAIQKFIQKVESQE
- a CDS encoding ATP-binding protein, with amino-acid sequence MSYTDYLRTIKSKLQRTGKTQKSLRVKTIIEQFGYQRRSQSFIDDFNTALDELGLCANPRLDLHIPLDTKIAISIKGVEPINEVAESQSISAKLKEAISVKHDFFYYLFDFGSEQEYERFQACLDSHQPVGIFLIPQVEDFFSDIVVKIFNYELIRKYQYGGYNSIPKAVARKIPSSIASEDKDCEDEQENPISDASIFQFYRSTMTSIILGNTGLELLDSEKFDQQFEQISLYANKYNSEQFFILFHCPSVLEIQAHQQEDALGYLVDRVASKIPFTFTLRCKYPNEVSIEHKEEVYAHFRLLLELPYYEIEEDDASLQDYFLELQKAQIQAESQLLLKMKAEHFYTLKWQQESKEYIYLKYFAIKTLESIGYGLSNIGCEVEFTSRDEETIDENTSDDDEEYQSEIIEVYVKNQVLIEIETLKYQEFQDNNLFLDSIKRVLRKSKVWPNKLESIWLVIPGFEIARNYYQLKKAKEILEYKFSGYYGDRFQVVIMAPDYEKHQLVPVSFDSINYPSFEYVAQKPSLVQAYPTTNRVKEFKLDFSQVQGLKEEKEKLTRLLKLQSKGYKSSIGGILFYGLPGCGKTLLANAFANESGRYFFKFSPADIISVWIGQSQKNIRDIFAQAKKKSPSLLFIDELDSIGFNRNNDNAHTDQKATINQLLIELNNLQNSDVIVIAATNYLSGIDSALKRSGRLDWKIPVFPPDQVERMDLFKHYLSKIDMNQLVNFEILADKSGRFTSSDIELVCREVRNAILLEEISSALTTSDVITYINNLQDGGLSLNEGQVKDFLEECRRMSVKNPKLETLKLEWGLY
- a CDS encoding tetratricopeptide repeat protein — its product is MGSANNQGFCWWFLPKVTHYSLTLLLSTVMLADAMGATPRNIGLQIAQRPGTTQQNATRAAAERVFQEGLKLYQQGTAESLRQAIAKYQEALKLWQQVDDKPWEAETLNNIGKVYDDLGEKPEALKYYNQALPILRAVGDKGMEASTLNNIGSVYGSLGEKQEALKYLNQALPISRAVGDTKVEAVTLAYIGKVYDNLGEKQEALKYFNQALPILRAVGDKGMEASTLINIGIVYSDLGEKQEALKYLNQALPIGRAVGDRKVETRTLNDIGFVYISLGEEQEALKYFNQALPLLRAVGERRREATILSNIGAVYNYSLGEKQEGLKYYNQALTILRAVGDREEEAKMLFHIALLESSQGNLQPAQTHIQAAIEIFEDLRAKIANEELRAAYSASLQRYYQLNTYLLMELQKKRPIKRI